Proteins encoded in a region of the Novibacillus thermophilus genome:
- the rodA gene encoding rod shape-determining protein RodA, translated as MNRKRELKMLRYLDVPILLIIVALSVISYTAISSAKFYDPSFAEKQLMWYAIGFVAILLSLLIDYRHIGQYAYWLYGLGIVLLLLLYVPGIGMDPTDTKGARSWMNLGVTQFQPSELMKVFIILALAKVLADTKEVRIKSGKAILKTALIFAIPFALIVSQPDLGTALIFLGIIASMLLVAGLDWRIILVLVLIAALAVASVFWLYFYHKPILEKVLEPHQIHRIGSFLDPTSDVDGNGWQIVQGMIAIGSGQLLGKGYQNGTQTQGMWIPEAHNDFIFPVIAEEFGFVGASVLLCLFIYLVYRMVHIALAAQDFFGTYLVAGVIGMLVFQIYQNVGMTVGLMPVTGINLPFISYGGSSLVSTMLAVGLVLNVGMRRKKIMFYSED; from the coding sequence ATGAACCGTAAGCGCGAACTGAAAATGCTCCGCTACTTAGACGTGCCCATATTGCTGATCATTGTCGCATTAAGCGTGATCAGTTATACGGCGATATCGAGTGCCAAATTTTACGATCCGAGTTTTGCCGAAAAACAGTTAATGTGGTATGCAATTGGATTTGTCGCCATTTTGTTGTCGCTGTTAATCGATTACCGTCACATCGGTCAGTACGCGTACTGGTTGTACGGTTTGGGGATTGTCCTCCTACTCCTTTTGTACGTGCCGGGAATCGGAATGGACCCCACCGATACGAAAGGGGCGCGTTCCTGGATGAATCTCGGAGTTACGCAGTTTCAGCCGTCTGAATTGATGAAAGTTTTTATCATTTTGGCACTGGCTAAAGTGTTGGCCGATACGAAGGAAGTCAGGATTAAGAGCGGGAAGGCCATTTTGAAAACGGCCCTCATTTTTGCAATCCCGTTCGCTCTCATTGTCAGTCAACCCGATTTAGGGACGGCTCTCATTTTTCTCGGCATCATCGCCAGTATGTTGTTAGTGGCGGGGTTGGACTGGCGCATTATTCTCGTCCTTGTGCTCATAGCGGCGCTGGCCGTGGCAAGCGTGTTCTGGTTGTACTTTTACCACAAGCCCATTTTGGAAAAAGTGTTGGAGCCCCACCAAATTCACCGCATCGGTTCCTTTCTAGACCCGACCTCCGATGTGGACGGAAACGGCTGGCAAATTGTGCAGGGAATGATTGCCATCGGCTCCGGTCAGTTACTCGGTAAAGGGTATCAAAACGGGACACAAACGCAAGGGATGTGGATACCAGAAGCCCACAATGACTTCATATTTCCAGTTATTGCCGAAGAATTCGGCTTCGTCGGAGCGAGTGTCCTTTTGTGCCTCTTTATTTACCTCGTTTACCGCATGGTGCACATTGCGCTGGCTGCCCAAGATTTCTTCGGCACGTACCTTGTAGCTGGCGTTATCGGCATGCTTGTGTTCCAAATTTACCAAAATGTCGGAATGACCGTTGGTTTGATGCCGGTCACGGGCATCAATCTGCCGTTTATCAGTTACGGGGGAAGTTCCCTCGTCTCGACCATGCTGGCGGTTGGACTCGTGTTGAATGTTGGGATGCGACGAAAAAAAATTATGTTTTACAGTGAAGATTAA
- a CDS encoding DUF1540 domain-containing protein yields the protein MPEVYCSVANCFFWAEGNKCDADAIMVEVNEHADHRFNEEVGGEMVHTSHQDYAKHSRDTCCHTFKPRQ from the coding sequence TTGCCTGAGGTCTACTGCAGTGTCGCCAACTGTTTCTTTTGGGCAGAAGGAAACAAGTGTGACGCTGACGCCATCATGGTGGAAGTGAATGAGCATGCCGATCATCGCTTTAATGAAGAGGTCGGCGGAGAGATGGTCCACACGTCTCACCAGGATTACGCAAAACATTCCAGAGATACGTGTTGCCACACGTTTAAGCCAAGACAGTAA
- a CDS encoding Na(+)/H(+) antiporter subunit B yields the protein MKTNDLILQTVTKVVLFIILVFAVFILNAGHHSPGGGFVGGLLTTSAFVLLSLAFGMETVQKAVPVNFRHVMALGLSIAFLCGIGATVLQYPFLTHAFGYVHLPLLGETELTTALIFDIGVYLTVTGATMTAILTIGEDR from the coding sequence ATGAAAACAAATGACCTCATCTTACAGACGGTTACGAAGGTCGTCTTGTTTATCATTCTCGTCTTTGCCGTCTTTATCTTAAATGCCGGTCACCATTCCCCAGGGGGCGGCTTTGTCGGGGGATTGTTGACGACCTCTGCTTTCGTGCTCCTGTCCCTCGCTTTCGGGATGGAAACGGTCCAAAAGGCCGTTCCCGTCAATTTCCGTCATGTGATGGCCCTCGGCCTGTCGATCGCCTTTCTGTGCGGCATCGGTGCAACGGTACTTCAATACCCGTTTTTAACCCATGCTTTCGGGTATGTTCACCTGCCGCTTTTGGGCGAGACCGAACTCACGACGGCGCTCATTTTTGACATCGGCGTGTACTTGACTGTGACAGGTGCCACGATGACGGCGATACTCACAATTGGGGAGGACCGGTAA
- a CDS encoding Na(+)/H(+) antiporter subunit C, which produces MEWVMSVAAGVLFAVATYLILSKSVLRVVLGLSLISHGAHILLLTMGGLKRGASPVLDQESAVYTDPLPQALILTAIVINFGVTAVLLVLAYRSYRALQTDDLEQFKETQDE; this is translated from the coding sequence ATGGAATGGGTCATGTCTGTTGCCGCAGGAGTTTTGTTCGCTGTCGCGACGTATTTGATACTGTCCAAAAGCGTCTTGCGCGTTGTTCTCGGTTTATCGCTTATCTCTCACGGAGCTCACATTCTCTTGCTCACCATGGGCGGCTTAAAAAGGGGAGCTTCTCCTGTGCTCGACCAGGAATCGGCCGTTTATACAGATCCGCTGCCTCAAGCTCTCATCTTGACCGCCATCGTCATCAACTTCGGGGTAACCGCTGTGCTCCTCGTCCTCGCTTACCGCTCTTATCGAGCGCTTCAAACAGACGACTTGGAACAGTTTAAGGAGACACAGGATGAATAA
- a CDS encoding Na+/H+ antiporter subunit D, with protein MNNVIVFPVIVPLLTGILLIFLKERVGVQRVLSAAGLFLSTGIALFLVRQVPAEGIQTLAAGNWPAPFGIVFVADMFAVLLILTTHLVGLACLFFSFRGIGEGRERHYYYPLFLFLVGGVCGAFLTGDAFNLFVFFEVLLIASYALIALGGTRRQLRESLKYVVVNVVSSTLFLISLGFLYAVTGTLNMADLSVKVADSGQPGVLTALSVLFLVVFAIKAALFPLYFWLPDSYAAPPTPVAALFAGLLTKVGVYAIFRFFTLIFVNDTPFTHTMILIFAAVTMVIGVIGAVGSENVKHILAYNVISAVGLILTGLGFYNDAGVTGAVLYLVHDMIIKACLFLLGGVIVGIAGTEKLAHMGGLIKKHPQLGWLFFTAAMSLAGIPPLSGFVGKVLLLQGGIQASSYWVVGLSLLVSLLILFSVMRIFIYGVWGEERFPAGKKMRGDGALLAPAAFLVVLSVAIGLGAEGVYPYISLAGEQLMDPSLYIESVNVKE; from the coding sequence ATGAATAACGTTATTGTCTTTCCGGTCATTGTACCGCTTTTAACTGGCATATTACTCATTTTTTTGAAGGAGCGCGTCGGCGTACAGCGTGTCCTGAGTGCAGCCGGGTTATTTTTGAGCACAGGGATTGCGCTGTTTTTAGTCCGGCAAGTACCAGCAGAAGGGATTCAAACTTTGGCCGCGGGAAACTGGCCGGCACCGTTTGGCATCGTGTTTGTCGCCGACATGTTTGCCGTCCTGTTAATCCTCACCACGCACCTCGTCGGATTGGCCTGTCTCTTTTTCTCGTTTCGGGGGATAGGGGAAGGGCGCGAGCGACATTATTACTATCCGCTCTTTTTGTTTCTCGTCGGAGGCGTGTGCGGAGCTTTTTTAACGGGTGACGCGTTTAACTTGTTTGTCTTTTTTGAAGTCCTCTTGATCGCGTCGTACGCGTTAATCGCGTTGGGCGGAACGCGGCGGCAATTGCGGGAATCCCTTAAGTATGTCGTCGTCAATGTCGTCTCATCGACGCTGTTTCTGATTTCACTCGGCTTTTTGTACGCCGTGACTGGAACGCTCAACATGGCAGATTTGTCCGTGAAGGTCGCTGATAGCGGCCAGCCAGGCGTCCTCACGGCGTTGAGCGTCTTGTTTTTGGTGGTCTTTGCCATTAAAGCTGCGCTTTTTCCCCTTTACTTTTGGTTGCCGGACTCGTACGCCGCACCGCCGACGCCAGTCGCCGCCCTGTTTGCCGGATTGTTGACCAAAGTGGGGGTTTACGCCATTTTTCGTTTCTTCACCCTTATATTTGTAAACGACACGCCCTTTACCCACACGATGATCCTCATATTTGCTGCGGTCACGATGGTCATCGGGGTTATCGGGGCCGTCGGTTCGGAAAATGTGAAGCACATATTAGCTTACAACGTCATTAGCGCCGTCGGTCTCATACTCACGGGTTTAGGATTTTACAACGACGCGGGCGTCACCGGGGCTGTTTTGTACCTCGTACACGACATGATCATTAAAGCGTGCCTGTTTTTGTTGGGCGGTGTCATCGTGGGAATCGCAGGTACGGAGAAACTGGCGCATATGGGGGGATTGATCAAAAAGCATCCCCAGCTCGGCTGGTTGTTCTTCACTGCCGCCATGTCGTTGGCCGGTATTCCGCCGTTGAGCGGATTTGTCGGGAAGGTGCTGCTCCTCCAGGGAGGGATTCAAGCTTCGTCTTACTGGGTGGTCGGTTTATCCCTCCTGGTGAGTTTACTCATTTTGTTTTCTGTCATGCGCATTTTTATATACGGGGTCTGGGGAGAGGAGCGGTTCCCCGCCGGAAAAAAAATGAGGGGAGACGGTGCGCTGCTTGCGCCCGCTGCCTTTTTGGTAGTGTTGTCCGTTGCCATCGGATTAGGGGCAGAAGGGGTTTATCCTTACATATCGCTGGCGGGAGAGCAGTTGATGGACCCGTCCCTATACATTGAGTCCGTAAATGTGAAGGAGTAG
- a CDS encoding Na+/H+ antiporter subunit E translates to MQVLVNLILAFVWAFLNNDLTPVTFAVGYVLGFVLLFLLRRFLPAPFYGRRIVALVVLIGIFLKELILSNIDVIKHVAKPQQAFTPGIVALPIHLRSPREITTLANLISLTPGTLSVDVSVDNSTLYIHVLDISAAEEVSDDIKNTFEKRIREVTR, encoded by the coding sequence ATGCAAGTGTTGGTGAACCTCATACTGGCCTTCGTCTGGGCGTTTCTGAATAACGACTTGACTCCGGTGACATTTGCTGTCGGGTATGTGCTCGGGTTTGTGTTACTGTTCCTCCTGCGGCGTTTTCTTCCAGCGCCGTTTTACGGCAGGCGCATTGTGGCCCTCGTCGTGCTGATCGGTATTTTTTTGAAAGAGTTGATTCTGTCTAACATCGATGTCATCAAACACGTGGCGAAACCGCAACAAGCTTTTACACCTGGAATTGTCGCTCTCCCGATCCATCTGCGTTCCCCGCGGGAAATTACGACCCTCGCCAATCTAATATCGTTGACACCGGGAACGTTGAGCGTCGACGTATCCGTGGACAACTCGACTCTGTACATTCACGTGCTGGATATTTCCGCAGCGGAAGAAGTAAGTGACGACATCAAAAATACGTTTGAGAAACGGATTCGGGAGGTGACTCGATGA
- a CDS encoding Na(+)/H(+) antiporter subunit F1: MIDIVCTVSLSALAVSIAGCTYRVLVGPTLPDRVVSLDTIGVNLIGVIGILSIKLDSLTYLDAILVIAILSFIATVAFSKFLIKGVIVD; this comes from the coding sequence ATGATCGACATCGTGTGTACAGTCAGTTTGAGTGCCTTGGCCGTCTCGATTGCCGGATGTACGTACCGCGTCTTAGTCGGCCCCACCTTGCCCGATCGGGTCGTGTCCCTCGACACCATCGGCGTCAACTTGATCGGGGTCATTGGCATTTTATCGATTAAGCTGGATTCGCTCACGTATTTAGACGCCATTCTGGTCATTGCCATATTGTCGTTTATTGCGACGGTTGCCTTCTCCAAGTTTTTGATAAAGGGTGTTATCGTTGATTGA
- the mnhG gene encoding monovalent cation/H(+) antiporter subunit G: MLSLIDLIVSGLIVVGVVFTFFGTVGLLRFPDIYTRMHAVTKSSTLGIMCILLGCMTYFMAEHGVVSVKLLLGIVFLFLTAPVGAHMISRAAYRTGVPLWEHSVQDDLADDGKRGPRLTE, translated from the coding sequence GTGTTATCGTTGATTGACCTGATCGTTAGCGGCCTTATTGTCGTCGGTGTGGTGTTCACTTTTTTCGGAACGGTTGGACTGCTCCGGTTTCCCGACATATACACCCGCATGCACGCTGTCACCAAAAGCTCGACTTTGGGGATCATGTGTATTCTACTCGGCTGTATGACCTACTTCATGGCCGAGCACGGTGTCGTCAGTGTAAAACTGCTGCTCGGGATTGTTTTTCTCTTCCTGACCGCCCCGGTTGGCGCGCACATGATTTCCCGCGCCGCCTACCGCACAGGCGTTCCCTTGTGGGAGCACAGTGTACAAGACGACTTAGCTGACGATGGAAAAAGGGGCCCGCGACTAACAGAATAA
- a CDS encoding zinc metallopeptidase, whose amino-acid sequence MMGLLLLLTFACFGLTIWAQFKVKGNYNQWSKVAASSGLTGAEVARQILDQNGLYDVAVEPVRGVLSDHYDPIKRVVRLSENNYYGSSIAAVSVAAHEVGHAIQHKEQYSMLVLRHRMFPVVNLTSGIAPFLLLAGLFLGFLELFGLGVLFYAGAVAFQLVTLPVEFNASSRAKDILLKNGFIRNQEERGVNKVLGAAAFTYVASTLLALVELLRFVLLFVAATRE is encoded by the coding sequence ATGATGGGACTTTTGCTGTTGCTGACGTTTGCCTGCTTTGGGCTCACCATTTGGGCTCAATTTAAGGTCAAGGGAAATTACAACCAATGGTCGAAAGTAGCAGCTTCCTCTGGGTTGACCGGTGCGGAAGTAGCGCGGCAAATTTTGGACCAGAACGGGCTGTACGACGTGGCAGTTGAGCCGGTGCGCGGGGTTTTATCCGATCACTACGATCCGATTAAACGGGTGGTCAGACTCTCGGAAAACAACTACTACGGGAGTTCCATTGCTGCCGTTTCCGTCGCCGCTCACGAGGTCGGGCACGCCATTCAGCACAAGGAGCAGTACAGCATGCTCGTCCTGCGCCACCGCATGTTCCCCGTCGTGAACTTAACGTCCGGGATTGCCCCGTTCTTGCTTTTAGCCGGTCTCTTTTTGGGGTTTTTAGAACTGTTTGGACTTGGCGTACTGTTTTACGCCGGGGCCGTGGCGTTTCAGCTTGTGACACTGCCTGTCGAATTTAATGCCAGCAGTCGAGCGAAAGACATTCTGCTCAAAAACGGCTTTATCCGCAACCAGGAGGAGCGCGGGGTGAACAAAGTGTTGGGCGCTGCCGCCTTCACGTACGTCGCTTCTACACTGTTGGCACTTGTAGAACTGCTTCGGTTTGTGCTCTTGTTCGTCGCTGCCACAAGAGAATAA
- a CDS encoding YhcN/YlaJ family sporulation lipoprotein: MPMRQIRWLRLAMVSVLVIALMAGCAAQERPDDDNLNNPDQTRAPGDIGNNMGDRNNGWMGNGNRDTGDNGFADNDRNRNIGGNRSGMNDNGTQNNAGGGVEGNMRLADDVADRLTNMREIDAATVLLTDDNAFVAVDLPGDQEGRVTNDLKERISDEVRHLDRDIANVYVSADPDFFDRVNGYARDIRNGQPVDGMMDEINETIRRVFPTAH, translated from the coding sequence ATGCCAATGCGGCAAATCCGATGGCTTCGTTTGGCGATGGTATCCGTACTCGTGATCGCGCTCATGGCAGGGTGTGCGGCCCAAGAGCGGCCGGACGATGACAATCTCAACAACCCCGATCAGACAAGGGCCCCTGGCGACATCGGGAATAATATGGGGGACCGGAATAACGGTTGGATGGGCAACGGCAACCGAGACACGGGGGACAACGGTTTCGCGGACAATGACAGAAACCGAAACATTGGCGGCAACCGATCCGGGATGAATGATAACGGAACTCAGAATAATGCCGGCGGCGGAGTCGAAGGTAACATGCGCCTAGCTGATGACGTTGCAGACAGACTGACGAACATGCGTGAGATTGATGCCGCGACGGTTTTGTTGACGGACGACAATGCGTTTGTAGCCGTAGATCTTCCGGGAGACCAAGAAGGCCGGGTCACAAACGACTTGAAAGAACGCATTTCGGATGAAGTGCGCCATCTCGACCGGGATATTGCGAATGTGTACGTTTCCGCAGATCCAGACTTTTTTGACAGGGTGAACGGATACGCACGGGATATTCGCAACGGACAGCCGGTCGACGGCATGATGGATGAGATCAACGAGACGATTCGGCGTGTTTTCCCGACAGCTCATTGA
- a CDS encoding DivIVA domain-containing protein produces MERLTPLDIFNKDFKYSFRGYDVDEVNEFLDLVIKNFEYLIEENRELKEQLKTLRESVSQETGQEALLQDMLRRIERLEEKVRG; encoded by the coding sequence ATGGAACGATTAACACCACTGGATATATTTAACAAAGATTTTAAATATTCGTTTCGCGGTTACGATGTCGATGAAGTGAACGAGTTTCTGGATTTGGTGATTAAGAATTTTGAATACTTAATTGAAGAAAACCGTGAACTGAAAGAACAGTTAAAAACGTTGCGGGAATCTGTCTCTCAAGAGACCGGGCAAGAAGCGTTACTGCAGGATATGTTGCGCCGTATTGAACGGCTTGAAGAGAAAGTGCGAGGTTAA
- a CDS encoding DUF1499 domain-containing protein: protein MSAFRRFFTGVTDTGEHVKEEHLRTRYYRGEQKKVCQEVVQFAREATDVQLVHVNENRGEVMMEYRDPLGLKHDIVVTVYAITPVQSAVDLHVALRSRFVDFGFNPKLVARVYHYLDRKLTPLERA, encoded by the coding sequence ATGTCAGCGTTCAGGCGTTTTTTTACAGGTGTTACAGATACTGGTGAGCATGTAAAAGAAGAGCATTTGCGCACTCGGTATTACCGAGGTGAACAAAAGAAAGTGTGCCAAGAAGTTGTACAGTTTGCCAGGGAAGCGACAGATGTCCAGCTTGTACATGTAAACGAAAACCGCGGCGAAGTGATGATGGAATATCGCGATCCGCTCGGATTGAAACACGACATCGTCGTGACGGTCTACGCCATTACTCCAGTTCAGTCGGCAGTCGATCTGCATGTCGCTTTGCGCAGCCGCTTTGTAGACTTCGGTTTCAATCCGAAACTCGTTGCCCGCGTGTATCACTACTTGGATCGTAAACTGACCCCTTTAGAGCGTGCCTGA
- a CDS encoding YqaA family protein: MEALSQLVDDLGAFFLEHGMWGLMFVSFADSSFFPVPPDFLLIPLAIARPELAFWYGMLTTGTSVLGAMFGWWIGLKAGRPILYKLFPEDKIRRVEKYYERYGGAAIAVGGFTPLPYKAFTITAGMANITLRQVILWSILSRGARFMLEVAIIVYLGEQAQDFIHDYFGPITIVTVIVIMIGYIGYRSYKARQWSSNKKQV; encoded by the coding sequence ATGGAAGCCTTAAGCCAACTCGTGGACGACTTAGGGGCATTTTTTTTGGAACACGGCATGTGGGGATTGATGTTTGTTTCCTTTGCCGACAGCTCCTTTTTTCCAGTTCCGCCTGATTTCTTGCTCATTCCGCTGGCGATTGCGCGGCCGGAGCTGGCGTTTTGGTACGGCATGCTGACGACTGGCACATCAGTGCTAGGCGCTATGTTTGGTTGGTGGATCGGCCTCAAAGCTGGCAGACCGATCCTCTACAAATTATTCCCTGAAGACAAAATAAGAAGAGTCGAAAAATACTATGAAAGATACGGAGGGGCCGCGATCGCGGTCGGGGGGTTCACTCCTTTGCCGTACAAAGCGTTTACAATTACAGCGGGTATGGCCAATATCACATTAAGGCAGGTAATCTTGTGGTCCATCCTATCCCGTGGAGCCAGATTTATGTTGGAAGTTGCCATCATTGTCTATCTCGGGGAACAAGCCCAAGATTTTATTCACGATTATTTCGGTCCGATTACGATCGTTACCGTCATCGTCATCATGATCGGATATATTGGATACCGCTCGTACAAGGCGCGTCAATGGTCATCGAACAAAAAACAGGTTTGA
- a CDS encoding DUF308 domain-containing protein, with protein sequence MAEENGKDTRDRKVIPYEQAFGAQNSGLTESDEGNRVQDELDESAYLNDSYQGELMREDPAEEEEISSPLGAAEPIGKNDRDPEDIRSEREDVEAAEEIADPMLRSAEEPADEGRSAQGDEGRGLGIAGIILSLVSIFILPAVLAPAGIIVGYLAFRQGSRTTGIWAMVIGAFSLLMALLVLPAYFR encoded by the coding sequence GTGGCCGAAGAAAACGGAAAGGATACCCGAGACCGAAAGGTGATTCCGTACGAACAGGCATTCGGGGCGCAAAACAGCGGCCTGACCGAATCGGACGAAGGGAATCGAGTTCAGGACGAGCTTGATGAAAGTGCATATCTCAACGATTCATATCAGGGAGAACTGATGCGTGAAGATCCGGCTGAGGAAGAGGAAATCAGTTCACCATTGGGAGCCGCTGAACCCATCGGAAAAAATGACCGCGACCCGGAAGATATCCGGTCTGAGCGGGAAGACGTAGAGGCGGCTGAGGAAATTGCCGATCCGATGCTGCGTAGCGCTGAAGAACCTGCAGACGAAGGGCGCAGTGCTCAAGGGGATGAAGGGCGTGGATTAGGAATTGCCGGGATTATCCTTTCCTTGGTCAGCATTTTTATTTTGCCTGCCGTTTTAGCTCCGGCAGGGATCATCGTCGGATACCTTGCCTTCCGGCAAGGCTCACGTACGACGGGGATATGGGCGATGGTCATTGGCGCTTTTTCGTTGTTAATGGCCTTGTTGGTCTTACCCGCCTATTTCAGGTAG
- a CDS encoding AMP-binding protein has translation MVQYFWKRLRLNERVSYTVKAVWTPTESFVQSTRLHRWMTQLGFDDYDDFFQASVQNIAWFWGEAEKALDIRWFKPYEKVVDLSRGNMWPKWYVRGKLNVTHNAVDKWLEDPRVRTRPAVVWEGEDGKVRSFTYEEIAVRVNRVANGLKKHGIRKGDRIALYMPMIPETVIAILAIIRIGAIFIPCFSGFPADAVAKRLEHAQTSMLMTADGFLRRGKPVRMKEEASKACDRVDSVQKLIVVRHLKLDIPWHPERDTDWLELESGQPDCPCEVTSGDDPFMIIYTSGTTGKPKGAVHTHNGFALKSAFDAGFGMDVKPGDVMCWLTDMGWMMGPFLVFATLFNGATMVIYEGTPNFPTPDRLWKLASDHSLTHLGVSPTLIRSLMPHGADLAHKHDLSTLKAIASTGEPWNSEPWHWLFRDVGNNRIPIINYSGGTEISGGILGNVLVKPIAPASFNAPLPGMDADVFNAEGQPVRGEVGELVIKQPWVGMTNGFWQEPARYENTYWSRWKGTWVHGDWAVRDENDFWVITGRSDDTLNIAGKRLGPAEMESVLVDHPAVLEAATVGIPDDIKGEVAVCFVVLQPDCQPAQHLGEELVQWVTDRMGKALRPKTVHFVADLPKTRNAKIVRRAIRAAYLGESAGDLTSLDNPQAVEAIRQLGHTTK, from the coding sequence GTGGTACAATATTTTTGGAAGCGATTACGATTGAATGAAAGGGTGTCGTACACGGTGAAGGCGGTATGGACCCCGACTGAATCCTTCGTACAGTCTACGCGTTTGCACAGATGGATGACACAACTCGGCTTTGACGATTACGACGACTTTTTTCAAGCGTCGGTCCAAAACATCGCCTGGTTTTGGGGTGAGGCAGAAAAGGCGCTGGACATTCGCTGGTTCAAGCCGTACGAAAAAGTTGTCGATCTCTCCCGCGGTAACATGTGGCCAAAATGGTACGTCCGGGGGAAACTCAACGTCACCCACAACGCGGTCGACAAGTGGTTGGAAGACCCGCGAGTCCGCACACGCCCAGCTGTCGTGTGGGAAGGTGAAGACGGAAAGGTTCGTTCCTTCACGTACGAAGAAATCGCTGTACGCGTCAACCGTGTGGCAAACGGACTGAAAAAGCACGGCATCCGAAAGGGTGACCGCATCGCTCTGTACATGCCGATGATTCCGGAAACAGTCATTGCCATCCTGGCGATCATCAGAATCGGCGCGATATTCATCCCGTGCTTTTCCGGGTTTCCCGCCGACGCTGTGGCAAAACGGTTAGAGCATGCCCAAACGAGCATGTTGATGACGGCAGACGGTTTTCTACGCCGCGGCAAGCCAGTCCGAATGAAAGAGGAGGCGTCAAAAGCGTGTGACCGAGTGGACAGCGTGCAAAAATTAATCGTCGTACGCCACCTGAAACTTGACATTCCCTGGCACCCTGAACGCGATACAGATTGGCTCGAACTCGAATCGGGCCAACCGGACTGTCCATGTGAAGTGACATCGGGCGACGACCCCTTTATGATTATTTACACATCCGGGACAACCGGGAAACCGAAGGGCGCCGTCCACACGCATAACGGCTTCGCCCTCAAGTCCGCATTCGATGCCGGATTCGGTATGGATGTCAAACCGGGGGACGTCATGTGCTGGTTGACCGACATGGGATGGATGATGGGGCCTTTCCTCGTGTTTGCGACTCTATTCAACGGTGCGACGATGGTCATTTACGAAGGGACGCCGAACTTCCCCACTCCCGATCGCCTATGGAAGCTCGCGTCGGACCACAGCCTGACACATCTCGGCGTTTCGCCGACGCTGATCCGCTCCTTGATGCCTCATGGAGCCGACCTTGCACACAAACACGATCTTTCCACCCTTAAAGCGATCGCCTCGACAGGTGAACCGTGGAATTCCGAACCGTGGCACTGGCTGTTCCGTGATGTCGGGAACAACCGCATACCGATCATCAACTACTCAGGCGGCACGGAAATTTCAGGCGGTATTTTGGGAAATGTGCTCGTCAAGCCGATTGCCCCCGCGAGTTTTAACGCCCCTTTACCGGGCATGGACGCTGATGTATTCAACGCTGAAGGCCAGCCTGTGCGAGGAGAAGTCGGCGAATTAGTGATTAAACAACCATGGGTGGGGATGACGAACGGTTTTTGGCAAGAGCCGGCCCGGTACGAAAATACGTACTGGAGTCGCTGGAAAGGGACGTGGGTGCACGGAGATTGGGCCGTGCGGGACGAAAACGACTTCTGGGTGATCACCGGGCGTTCTGACGACACGTTGAACATCGCCGGCAAACGCCTCGGTCCAGCCGAAATGGAATCGGTGCTCGTCGACCACCCTGCGGTACTGGAAGCGGCTACTGTCGGTATTCCAGACGACATTAAAGGAGAAGTGGCCGTCTGTTTTGTTGTCTTACAGCCAGATTGTCAACCGGCGCAACACTTGGGAGAGGAACTCGTCCAGTGGGTGACAGACCGTATGGGGAAAGCGTTGCGTCCGAAAACCGTCCACTTTGTTGCTGACCTGCCGAAAACGCGGAATGCCAAAATCGTGCGCCGCGCCATCCGCGCCGCCTACCTCGGCGAAAGTGCCGGGGACCTAACCAGTCTCGACAACCCTCAAGCTGTAGAAGCCATCCGCCAACTCGGTCATACAACAAAATGA